One part of the Phragmites australis chromosome 3, lpPhrAust1.1, whole genome shotgun sequence genome encodes these proteins:
- the LOC133912923 gene encoding serine/threonine-protein kinase STY13-like: protein MASSTSEMPEVKEKLKRSGSFGSNDTYVRADKIDLTSLDIQLEKQLTKTWGKANLKSQGPKEDWEIDLAKLEIRYVITQGTYGTVYRGTYDGQDVAVKLLDWGEDGFATEAETATLRTSFKQEVAVWHKLSHPNVTKFVGASMGTTDLKIPANSSNGGARTTNLPARACCVVVEYLAGGTLKQYLIKNSRRKLAYKVVVQLALDLARGLSYLHSRKIVHRDVKTENMLLDTQRNLKIADFGVARVEAQNPKDMTGATGTLGYMAPEVLDGKPYNRKCDVYSFGICLWEIYCCDMPYPDLSFADVSSAVVHQNLRPDIPRCCPSAFMNVMRKCWDANPDKRPDMDEVVQLLEALDTSKGGGMIPDGQSSGCLCFTMARGP from the exons ATGGCGTCGAGCACCAGTGAGATGCCTGAGGTGAAGGAGAAGCTAAAGAGGTCCGGGAGCTTTGGAAGCAACGATACCTATGTGCGCGCCGACAAGATTGATCTTACAAGCCTCGACATCCAGCTAGAGAAGCAGCTGACCAAGACCTGGGGCAAGGCTAATCTCAAGTCCCAGGGGCCTAAGGAGGACTGGGAGATTGACCTTGCTAAGCTGGAGATCCGCTATGTGATCACTCAGGGGACATATGGCACGGTGTATCGCGGCACGTATGATGGCCAGGATGTTGCAG TGAAGCTGTTGGATTGGGGAGAAGATGGTTTTGCCACAGAAGCTGAAACTGCCACTTTGCGAACATCATTTAAGCAGGAGGTTGCTGTTTGGCACAAGCTCAGCCATCCTAATGTTACAAAG TTTGTTGGTGCATCTATGGGGACCACAGACCTTAAGATTCCAGCCAACAGTTCGAATGGTGGTGCACGAACTACTAACTTGCCAGCAAGAGCATGTTGTGTCGTAGTAGAATATCTCGCTGGAGGAACTTTGAAGCAATATCTCATAAAGAATAGCCGTCGGAAACTCGCTTACAAAGTTGTGGTTCAGCTTGCACTGGATTTGGCCAGAGG ATTGAGCTACCTGCACtccagaaaaattgtacaccgggatgtgaaaactgaaaacatgCTACTTGATACACAGCGAAACCTTAAGATTGCTGATTTTGGTGTTGCTCGCGTTGAGGCTCAGAATCCAAAGGATATGACTGGTGCAACCGGCACACTTGGTTACATGGCCCCGGAG GTTCTTGATGGTAAACCATACAACAGGAAGTGTGATGTTTACAGCTTTGGCATTTGCTTGTGGGAAATCTATTGTTGTGACATGCCGTACCCAGACCTTAGTTTTGCAGATGTCTCATCTGCTGTTGTTCATCAG AATTTGCGCCCAGATATTCCCCGCTGCTGTCCAAGCGCTTTCATGAATGTTATGCGGAAATGCTGGGATGCAAATCCTGATAAACGTCCTGATATGGATGAGGTGGTGCAGCTTTTAGAGGCTCTTGACACGAGCAAAGGCGGTGGCATGATACCGGATGGCCAATCATCGGGATGCTTATGCTTCACCATGGCTCGTGGTCCATAG
- the LOC133912924 gene encoding F-box/LRR-repeat protein At3g48880-like, whose translation MATAIRECASVAAAAAAPWADMETDCLVHVFRRLDLEDLAAAAPLVCRGWRRAAADTSLWRALDLRRDHVARFMPWGALAAAFARRYGVERFTFAGLLRLCVARAGGSAADLALPPLLASPAADLDHISIRCPTLRRLALPQVPSCDEARLPELIPRWPLLEHLDLDAKPSSCFPALAAQLALHCPNFTSLKISGAIKPEDAAALASSLPRLRSLCLDRSYLPKQQLLAILSGCGELREFSARSCVGFDDKDEEVTKRGARIERFETGGSRLVDELEDELAGGDEFCNSSYVDVM comes from the exons atgGCGACGGCCATCCGGGAGTGTGCGAGcgttgcggcggcggcggcggcgccgtggGCCGACATGGAGACGGACTGCCTGGTGCACGTCTTCCGGCGCCTGGACCTCGAGGACCTGGCCGCCGCGGCCCCGCTCGTGTGCCGCGGGTGGCGCCGCGCGGCTGCCGACACGTCCCTGTGGCGCGCGCTCGACCTGCGCCGCGACCACGTCGCGCGCTTCATGCCGTGGGGCGCGCTCGCGGCGGCCTTCGCGCGCCGCTACGGCGTCGAGCGGTTCACCTTCGCCGGGCTCCTCAGGCTCTGCGTCGCGCGCGCCGGGGGATCCGCCGCCGATCTCGCGCTCCCGCCGCTGCTCGCGTCGCCGGCCGCCGACCTCGACCACATTTCGATCCG CTGCCCGACACTGCGACGGCTGGCGCTCCCGCAGGTGCCGTCCTGCGACGAGGCGCGCCTGCCGGAGCTCATCCCGCGGTGGCCGCTTCTGGAGCACCTCGATCTCGACGCCAAGCCGTCCTCCTGCTTCCCGGCTCTCGCCGCGCAGCTCGCGCTGCACTGCCCAAACTTCACCAGCCTCAAGATCTCCGGGGCCATCAAGCCGGAGGACGCCGCGGCCCTGGCGAGCTCCCTGCCCAGGCTCCGGTCGCTGTGCCTCGACAGGTCCTACCTGCCCAAGCAACAGCTGCTCGCCATCCTCTCCGGCTGCGGCGAGCTGCGGGAGTTCAGCGCGCGGAGTTGCGTCGGGTTCGACGACAAGGACGAGGAGGTGACGAAACGAGGGGCCAGGATAGAGCGGTTCGAGACCGGAGGGTCCAGGCTGGTCGACGAGCTGGAGGACGAGTTGGCCGGCGGCGACGAGTTCTGCAACTCCTCCTACGTCGACGTGATGTGA
- the LOC133911170 gene encoding CRC domain-containing protein TSO1-like produces MDAPESPPAGPPSSAAVALYEDSPVFDFINSLSPIATLKPNSVPNAQPSDLPPVSSLFASPQVNPQKESELTIRDVYVQLSEEALDPNFQRSQIGTSSWIQLSGSTKIVSENRSRNYAADDIHVYCAGASEGIATNYGPTMLPGASQSQLVSNDYFFDTFKVPSDDTPMDNALSQHQCGMHRRSLFSEKVGASNMSVQSALNLHHARIGGDANLIPAGSPALALPGIGLHLNAVASIPKDIMPYDNPLLPPKHNSPMKSVVSGHELVPYSSEVDVHNQNDHSSQKTMPKADESGQEIHKKKRRKFQNSDAESCRSCSCKKSKCLKLYCACFAARVYCSEFCSCQGCLNNHTQEETVLCTRKRTESRNPLAFAPKVTRTCGSSQELVDDSNKTPASARHKRGCNCRKSFCLKKYCECFQSGVGCSISCRCESCKNSFGRREGVLLLTTEKMEQGEKQKSANSKEEKLEFEKQHVVGQSGFLPSTENLLTSPSIEPCRSSILLPSTCSKPPLSSTRCSSRLHNPQSPMKADVLLPRFDTYVAEMILGNGPSDIQEGDSSCTASVKIVSPNKKRISPLRVGTGLSPINRSGRKLFLKSIPSFPSLSGDVNSESQ; encoded by the exons ATGGACGCGCCGGAGAGCCCCCCAGCCGGACCACCATCGTCCGCCGCCGTCGCGCTCTACGAG GACTCTCCTGTCTTCGATTTCATCAATAGTCTTTCCCCTATAGCTACACTGAAGCCTAATTCAGTACCAAATGCCCAGCCATCAGATTTGCCACCTGTTTCTTCACTCTTTGCCTCTCCACAAGTAAATCCACAAAAGGAATCTGAGCTCACAATCAG GGATGTCTATGTTCAACTTTCTGAAGAAGCACTCGATCCAAACTTCCAAAGGAGTCAAATAGGGACTTCAAGCTGGATTCAACTCTCCGGATCCACAAAAATTGTTTCAGAAAATAGAAGTAGAAATTATGCTGCGGATGATATTCATGTTTACTGTGCTGGTGCATCAGAAGGTATTGCGACAAATTATGGCCCCACAATGCTCCCTGGTGCTAGTCAAAGTCAGTTGGTTTCAAATGACTATTTCTTTGACACATTCAAAGTTCCCAGCGATGACACCCCAATGGACAAT GCCTTATCCCAGCATCAATGTGGTATGCATAGGCGTAGCCTCTTCAGTGAAAAGGTAGGGGCATCAAATATGAGTGTCCAAAGTgccttgaatcttcatcatgcACGTATCGGTGGCGATGCCAACCTGATACCTGCGGGATCCCCTGCATTGGCATTGCCTGGCATTGGTTTGCATCTGAATGCTGTTGCCTCGATTCCAAAAGATATAATGCCATATGACAATCCTCTACTACCACCTAAACACAATAGTCCAATGAAATCAGTAGTTTCTGGCCATGAGCTTGTTCCCTATAGTAGTGAGGTGGACGTTCATAATCAAAATGATCACTCTTCTCAGAAAACCATGCCTAAAGCTGATGAGTCTGGCCAAGAAATTCACAAGAAAAAAAG GCGTAAGTTTCAAAACAGTGATGCTGAGTCATGCAGAAGTTGTAGCTGTAAAAAGTCAAAATGCTTAAAACT TTACTGTGCGTGTTTCGCTGCTAGAGTCTATTGTTCAGAATTCTGCTCATGTCAAGGCTGTTTGAATAATCATACTCAAGAGGAAACAGTTTTATGTACTCGTAAGCGGACTGAGTCTCGTAATCCATTAGCATTTGCTCCAAAAGTAACTCGCACGTGTGGATCCAGTCAGGAATTAGTG GACGACTCTAATAAAACTCCTGCTTCCGCTCGGCATAAAAGAGGCTGCAATTGCAGGAAGTctttttgtcttaaaaaatactgCGAGTGCTTTCAG AGTGGTGTAGGGTGCTCCATAAGTTGCCGATGCGAAAGTTGTAAGAATTCTTTTGGAAGAAGGGAGG GGGTGCTATTGCTAACTACTGAGAAAATGGAGCAAGGGGAGAAACAAAAAAGCGCTAATTCCAAGGAAGAGAAACTTGAGTTTGAGAAACAGCATGTGGTTGGCCAATCTGGTTTTCTTCCATCCACCGAGAATCTACTCACATCACCTTCTATTGAGCCATGCAG ATCCTCAATCCTGCTTCCATCTACATGTTCCAAGCCGCCGCTGTCATCAACCAGATGCTCTTCCCGACTGCACAACCCTCAGTCTCCTATGAAGGCAGATGTTTTGCTCCCTCGTTTCGATACCTATGTGGCTGAAATGATCCTTGGGAATGGTCCTTCAGATATCCAGGAAGGGGACTCATCCTGCACTGCCAGCGTCAAGATTGTGTCACCTAACAAGAAGAGGATCTCTCCACTGCGCGTTGGCACCGGCTTGTCTCCGATCAATAGGAGTGGCAGGAAACTGTTTCTGAAGTCCATCCCTTCCTTCCCTTCCCTCAGTGGTGATGTAAATAGTGAGTCCCAGTAA